One Spirochaeta africana DSM 8902 genomic window carries:
- a CDS encoding AI-2E family transporter: MENTRLNTGLLLVIALVLVGTVLRMIGSFVLPLVIAGLLAFAVYPIIRLLTRLYVPRILSITAVIVLILGAGFLVGLILYTSGQQLLRQFPSYQRRFIEIIEALAENFNVPAEMIAEFNIMRTVSSYLFALSGGFISFISGFVMVMLFLLFILVEAPYIQTKVVAAIEGPRTDKIMRLTMHINEQVGHYLGLKLLTSALTGGIVTAGFSLVGVDFAIIWGILTFMFNFIPNIGSIIISAVSFLFILVQFYPEPNPIILASAIMWLSQLIIGNIVDPKLQGDRLNLSPVVIIFSLLFWGWLWGVVGMFLAVPLTMVIKIVCGNIPDMRPISVMMESGKAVARNYEAAAEASPVGDTQDTN; this comes from the coding sequence ATGGAGAATACGCGACTCAACACCGGTCTGCTGCTGGTGATTGCCCTGGTGCTTGTCGGCACGGTTTTGCGCATGATCGGCTCGTTTGTGCTGCCGCTGGTAATAGCCGGGCTGCTGGCGTTTGCGGTGTATCCGATAATCCGGTTGCTGACCCGGCTCTATGTGCCAAGAATTCTCTCGATTACAGCGGTGATTGTATTGATTCTGGGTGCCGGTTTCCTGGTCGGACTGATTCTGTACACCAGCGGGCAGCAGCTGCTGCGACAATTTCCCTCGTATCAGCGACGATTTATCGAGATAATCGAGGCCCTGGCAGAGAACTTTAATGTGCCGGCCGAGATGATTGCCGAGTTCAATATCATGCGCACGGTAAGCAGTTACCTCTTTGCGCTTTCCGGGGGATTTATCAGTTTTATCTCCGGGTTTGTTATGGTAATGCTGTTTCTGTTGTTCATCCTGGTGGAGGCTCCGTACATCCAGACCAAGGTTGTCGCTGCTATTGAAGGTCCGCGAACCGATAAAATCATGCGGCTTACCATGCACATCAACGAACAGGTCGGTCACTATCTGGGGCTGAAGCTGCTCACCAGTGCCCTTACCGGCGGGATTGTTACCGCAGGCTTCTCTCTGGTGGGGGTGGATTTTGCCATCATCTGGGGGATCCTGACTTTTATGTTCAACTTTATCCCGAATATCGGATCAATTATAATAAGTGCGGTAAGCTTCCTGTTTATTCTGGTGCAGTTCTATCCCGAGCCGAATCCGATCATTCTTGCCTCGGCTATCATGTGGCTGTCTCAGCTGATTATCGGTAATATAGTGGATCCCAAGCTGCAGGGTGACAGGCTGAACCTCAGCCCGGTAGTGATTATCTTTTCCTTGCTGTTCTGGGGCTGGTTGTGGGGGGTAGTCGGCATGTTTCTGGCGGTGCCGCTCACCATGGTTATCAAGATAGTGTGCGGGAATATTCCCGATATGCGACCCATCAGCGTTATGATGGAATCCGGTAAGGCGGTGGCCCGGAATTACGAGGCTGCTGCCGAAGCGTCGCCGGTCGGCGATACACAAGACACCAATTAG
- a CDS encoding NAD(P)/FAD-dependent oxidoreductase — protein MKAPDYDVIVIGGGPAGMMAAASAAERGASVLLLEKNPEPGRKLLLSGGGRCNFTNVEPDVHRLTARYGAAGKSLISPFSKMGPREVLEFFASRGMPHKVEDNGRAFPATNKAESVLKVLLAEMRTHGVKIRTGATVDALLVNGSIPANREVHGVRLGSTRITARTVITAAGGLAYPETGSTGDGFRWMQRCGHSIVHPEPSLVPVIVHEPWIAELQGLAFPEIRIAVLAGGRVLERVTGKILFTHFGLSGPGILNLASRIADAAASNPDKPVRISLDFFPEDDGGSLDRHLQQLFAAAPKRKLKNLLDELLPPRLTARILAAAVDTGTTSITDIASITGSSVPRQLRKRLVQLMQDFRVTYKGLQSEDWAIVSRGGIPCNEIDFRTMQSKLVSGLYAVGDMLDINRPSGGYSLQICWATGFVAGCAAAAQARSR, from the coding sequence ATGAAGGCACCAGACTACGATGTGATTGTAATTGGCGGCGGTCCCGCTGGCATGATGGCGGCAGCATCCGCGGCCGAGAGGGGTGCGTCGGTGCTGTTACTGGAGAAGAACCCCGAACCGGGGCGCAAGCTGCTGCTGTCCGGCGGAGGGCGCTGCAATTTCACCAACGTGGAACCGGATGTGCACCGCCTGACAGCTCGATACGGTGCAGCAGGCAAATCCCTGATCAGCCCCTTCTCCAAAATGGGTCCCCGAGAGGTCCTCGAGTTTTTTGCCAGTCGCGGCATGCCGCACAAGGTAGAGGACAACGGCCGGGCATTCCCGGCAACCAACAAGGCCGAATCGGTACTCAAGGTACTGCTGGCGGAGATGAGAACCCATGGAGTCAAAATCCGGACCGGTGCCACGGTGGACGCCCTGCTGGTGAACGGCAGCATACCCGCCAACCGTGAGGTCCATGGTGTACGTCTGGGATCAACGCGAATAACTGCCCGCACAGTTATTACCGCTGCCGGCGGTCTGGCCTATCCGGAAACCGGTTCGACCGGGGACGGGTTCCGCTGGATGCAGCGCTGCGGCCATAGCATTGTTCATCCGGAGCCATCACTGGTGCCGGTAATCGTACATGAACCCTGGATAGCCGAGTTGCAGGGTCTGGCCTTTCCCGAGATCAGGATCGCTGTACTGGCCGGGGGCCGGGTACTGGAACGGGTTACCGGTAAGATCCTGTTCACACACTTTGGTCTGAGCGGACCGGGAATCCTGAATCTTGCCAGCCGGATTGCCGATGCCGCCGCCAGCAACCCGGACAAACCGGTACGGATATCGCTTGACTTCTTCCCCGAAGATGACGGCGGCAGTCTGGATCGACATCTGCAGCAGCTGTTTGCCGCTGCACCCAAACGCAAGCTCAAGAACCTGCTGGACGAACTGCTGCCGCCAAGACTGACGGCGCGTATACTGGCAGCCGCCGTGGATACAGGCACAACCAGCATAACGGACATAGCCAGCATAACCGGCAGCAGTGTGCCGCGCCAGCTGCGAAAGCGCCTGGTACAGCTGATGCAGGACTTCCGGGTAACCTACAAAGGGCTGCAAAGCGAGGACTGGGCCATTGTGTCGCGCGGCGGCATACCCTGTAACGAGATAGACTTCCGGACCATGCAGTCAAAGCTGGTTTCCGGGCTGTACGCCGTCGGAGACATGCTGGACATCAACCGCCCGTCGGGTGGCTACAGCCTGCAGATCTGCTGGGCAACCGGGTTTGTGGCCGGCTGCGCTGCCGCCGCGCAGGCCCGGTCACGGTAA
- a CDS encoding ParB/RepB/Spo0J family partition protein: protein MDNSIAAERASAAFDRAVRRGRSDTGLAARLRRQDNRLLLLSQVASRVQTGSETYLGPREIPVARIIGSEDRGDDFSRSFYPRRRWMRTRWQTVYRLLQAQELNEAIRVMEIGGYYFVRDGHHRVSAARSLGVEFLPAVVTRLSLDYQLPCSLDRNRLALLCAKERFHRRTGVFHVLPDSRFSVACPETWELLEREITDYNLSYFRRHFGRDPYSLDEQIEYWYENLYRNSISYIQRNSLSYLFPGMYDTDIFVRMIQLWNSYENPDGIWLGEVYTKFISRYRRRNLLRSGLQMVRSRWGHTFMSSEDEYRMFLQISRVPEFIPDFEPLPQEAGCYMFLYRQLISTAALLLKRELDRAPYMQELVLAWHERFYREAAAAARRQTSARAKVSWYKRFSRRWFCRVFHGSVTVQQALDGS from the coding sequence ATGGACAACTCTATCGCAGCCGAGCGCGCATCGGCTGCGTTCGATCGGGCAGTGCGTCGTGGGCGCTCTGATACCGGCCTGGCGGCGCGACTGCGTCGCCAGGATAACCGCTTGCTGCTGCTGTCGCAGGTCGCCAGTCGTGTGCAGACCGGCAGCGAAACCTATCTCGGCCCCCGGGAAATACCGGTTGCACGTATAATCGGCAGCGAGGATCGGGGCGACGATTTTTCGCGCTCTTTTTATCCGCGAAGACGCTGGATGCGCACGCGCTGGCAGACCGTCTACCGCCTGCTGCAGGCCCAGGAATTGAACGAAGCAATCAGGGTGATGGAGATCGGCGGCTATTACTTCGTACGCGACGGACATCACCGGGTTTCCGCAGCCCGCAGCCTGGGGGTTGAATTTCTGCCGGCAGTGGTTACCAGGTTATCTCTGGATTATCAGCTGCCCTGCAGCCTGGACCGGAATCGGCTTGCACTCCTGTGCGCCAAGGAGCGGTTTCACCGTCGTACCGGGGTGTTTCATGTCCTGCCCGACAGCAGGTTCTCTGTTGCCTGCCCGGAAACCTGGGAATTGTTGGAACGCGAGATAACTGACTACAATCTGTCGTACTTTCGCCGTCATTTTGGCAGGGATCCATACAGTCTTGATGAGCAGATCGAGTACTGGTACGAGAATCTTTACCGCAATTCGATCAGCTATATCCAGAGAAACTCCCTGTCGTATCTCTTTCCCGGTATGTATGACACCGATATCTTTGTCCGGATGATTCAGCTCTGGAACAGCTATGAGAATCCCGATGGTATCTGGCTGGGAGAGGTATACACGAAGTTCATCTCACGATACCGGCGACGCAATCTGCTGCGCAGCGGGTTGCAGATGGTTCGCAGCCGCTGGGGTCACACCTTTATGAGCTCCGAGGATGAATACCGTATGTTTCTGCAGATCAGTCGCGTTCCCGAATTCATACCGGATTTCGAGCCGCTTCCCCAGGAGGCCGGCTGTTATATGTTTCTGTATCGTCAGTTGATTTCTACCGCAGCCCTGCTGCTGAAACGTGAGCTTGACCGCGCACCCTACATGCAGGAGCTGGTTCTGGCATGGCATGAACGTTTCTACCGGGAGGCCGCAGCGGCTGCACGTCGGCAGACATCTGCCCGGGCTAAGGTCAGCTGGTACAAGCGATTCAGCCGGCGCTGGTTCTGCCGGGTTTTTCATGGAAGCGTGACGGTTCAGCAGGCTCTTGACGGTTCTTAG
- the acnA gene encoding aconitate hydratase AcnA → MDNTFQDVFGLEQQLETSSGAVRYISLEKLTQLTASKRLPFSIKVLMESVVRRINGAEVTREHAEAFFAYNPKKPGSIEIPFTPARVLLQDFTGVPCVVDLAAMRSAMQKLNGDPALINPQLPVNLVIDHSVSTDFFASSTALQQNAELEFQRNRERYEFLRWGQGAFGNFDVVPPASGICHQVNLEYLGKVVQLDNSSDLPMAYPDSLVGTDSHTPMINGLGIVGWGVGGIEAEAAMLGQPIYMLAPAVVGVRLTGSVKPGITATDIVLTITEMLRKHGVVGKFVEFFGQGLSNMSVPDRATLSNMAPEYGATVGYFPVDQQTLDYMYNTGRPEELIELVELYSRAQGLFRTDDTPDPEFETVLELDLGSVEPSISGPKRPQDRISLQHAKSNWKKTLEAPVEERGFGVPVEQQATAVHTRLADGTEVDLTHGDVAIASITSCTNTSNPSVLLSAGILAKKAAERGLTTKPWVKTSFAPGSLIVTDYLIRAGLMQEMEKLGYYLVGYGCMTCIGNSGPLPTEVSGAVEQGDLVVAGVLSGNRNFEGRINPHTRANYLASPPLVVAYGIAGTVNIDFEREPIGTDQDGKPVYLRDIWPDDQEILQFVDKALDRDAFIKSYSGLESSNEQWNRIPVTDDALYPWNQSSSYIQEPDFFEGMQAEPGTISPISNARVLVMAGDSITTDHISPAGAIDPASPAGQYLQALGVEPRDFNSYGSRRGNDRVMTRGTFANIRFRNLLAPGTTGSATTHFPSGEPMSIFDAGMRYKQDGVPAIVLAGKDYGMGSSRDWAAKGPYLLGIRAVIAQSFERIHRSNLVGMGILPLQFQDGESAASLGLDGSERFEIAVDDTVAPGQLLQVTAVHDSGKTTGFQAVCRIDSTVEVEYYRHGGILQRVLRAKLGRQPA, encoded by the coding sequence ATGGACAATACCTTTCAAGACGTGTTTGGACTGGAACAGCAGCTGGAGACCTCCAGCGGGGCAGTTCGGTATATCAGCTTAGAGAAGCTCACTCAGCTTACCGCGAGCAAGCGGCTTCCATTCTCCATCAAGGTACTGATGGAAAGTGTTGTGCGCCGGATAAATGGCGCCGAGGTGACCCGTGAGCACGCCGAAGCATTTTTCGCCTACAACCCCAAAAAACCGGGATCGATTGAAATCCCTTTTACCCCGGCCCGTGTTCTGCTGCAGGACTTTACCGGTGTGCCGTGCGTAGTTGACCTGGCTGCGATGCGCAGTGCGATGCAGAAACTGAATGGTGATCCGGCGCTGATCAATCCCCAGCTTCCGGTTAATCTGGTTATCGACCACTCGGTATCTACCGACTTTTTCGCCTCATCAACAGCGCTGCAGCAGAATGCCGAGCTTGAGTTCCAGCGTAATCGCGAGCGCTACGAGTTCCTGCGCTGGGGGCAGGGTGCCTTCGGCAACTTTGATGTCGTCCCTCCTGCCAGCGGGATCTGTCATCAGGTGAACCTGGAGTATCTTGGCAAGGTGGTGCAGCTGGACAACAGCAGCGATCTGCCGATGGCCTATCCTGACAGCCTGGTCGGTACCGACAGCCATACCCCGATGATCAACGGGCTTGGTATTGTTGGCTGGGGTGTTGGCGGTATCGAAGCCGAGGCAGCCATGCTGGGGCAGCCGATCTACATGCTGGCGCCAGCGGTAGTCGGGGTGCGACTTACCGGCAGTGTAAAACCCGGCATAACCGCCACCGATATTGTACTGACCATTACCGAAATGCTGCGGAAACACGGGGTTGTCGGCAAGTTTGTCGAGTTCTTCGGGCAGGGCCTCAGTAACATGAGCGTGCCGGATCGGGCGACCCTCTCGAACATGGCCCCGGAGTATGGTGCAACGGTCGGGTATTTTCCGGTGGACCAGCAAACCCTGGACTACATGTACAACACCGGCCGTCCGGAGGAGCTGATCGAGCTGGTCGAGCTGTACAGCAGGGCACAGGGGCTGTTCCGGACCGACGACACCCCTGATCCGGAGTTCGAAACCGTCCTGGAGCTTGACCTGGGATCGGTAGAGCCCAGCATCTCCGGGCCAAAACGCCCGCAGGATCGAATCTCGCTGCAGCATGCCAAAAGCAACTGGAAAAAGACCCTCGAGGCTCCGGTAGAGGAACGTGGATTTGGCGTGCCGGTAGAGCAGCAGGCTACTGCCGTACACACCAGACTGGCAGATGGTACCGAGGTGGATCTGACGCACGGCGATGTAGCCATTGCCTCGATTACCAGCTGTACCAATACCTCGAACCCCTCGGTTCTGTTGAGTGCCGGGATACTGGCAAAGAAGGCTGCCGAGCGCGGGTTGACCACCAAGCCCTGGGTCAAGACCAGTTTTGCGCCGGGTTCCCTGATTGTTACCGATTACCTTATCCGGGCAGGCTTGATGCAGGAGATGGAGAAACTCGGCTACTATCTGGTCGGCTACGGCTGTATGACCTGTATCGGCAACAGTGGACCTCTGCCGACCGAGGTGTCTGGTGCAGTCGAGCAGGGCGACCTGGTGGTGGCCGGGGTTCTTTCCGGCAACCGGAACTTTGAGGGCCGGATCAACCCCCATACCCGGGCCAACTACCTGGCCTCTCCGCCGCTGGTTGTAGCCTATGGTATTGCGGGTACCGTAAACATCGATTTTGAACGGGAGCCAATCGGCACCGATCAGGATGGGAAGCCGGTATACCTGCGGGATATCTGGCCGGACGACCAGGAGATTCTGCAGTTTGTTGACAAGGCGCTGGATCGTGATGCCTTTATCAAAAGCTACAGCGGCCTGGAAAGCTCCAACGAACAGTGGAACCGGATTCCGGTTACCGATGACGCTCTGTACCCCTGGAACCAGTCCAGCAGCTACATCCAGGAGCCGGATTTCTTCGAAGGGATGCAGGCCGAACCCGGGACGATCTCGCCGATCAGCAATGCCAGGGTTCTTGTTATGGCGGGCGACAGCATCACTACTGACCACATCAGCCCGGCCGGGGCAATCGATCCTGCATCACCGGCAGGTCAGTATCTGCAGGCACTGGGGGTAGAACCCCGCGATTTCAATTCCTACGGCAGTCGCCGCGGCAACGACCGGGTTATGACCCGTGGAACCTTTGCCAACATCCGGTTCCGGAATCTGCTCGCCCCGGGTACCACTGGCAGTGCCACTACCCATTTCCCCAGCGGAGAGCCGATGTCGATATTCGATGCCGGGATGCGCTACAAGCAGGACGGGGTTCCGGCGATCGTGCTGGCCGGCAAGGATTATGGAATGGGTTCCAGTCGCGACTGGGCAGCCAAGGGGCCATATCTGCTGGGCATTCGCGCAGTAATTGCTCAGTCGTTTGAGCGTATCCACCGCAGCAATCTGGTGGGCATGGGTATTCTGCCGCTGCAGTTCCAGGACGGTGAAAGCGCCGCATCGCTGGGGCTGGACGGATCGGAACGGTTCGAGATTGCGGTTGATGATACTGTTGCCCCGGGACAGCTGCTGCAGGTAACAGCAGTGCATGACAGCGGAAAAACCACCGGCTTCCAGGCAGTATGCCGCATCGACAGCACCGTCGAGGTCGAGTACTACCGCCACGGCGGTATTCTGCAGCGGGTGCTGCGTGCCAAGCTGGGGCGGCAGCCCGCCTGA
- a CDS encoding OmpA family protein: MKCKLILLLATAVSLSVLPPRPAAAEGILFGVVPGDRMTMTTRSNVRIHLNGNYLGFRYGEERIILDEGAIQLDTSRLGPGQTYRGTAFVLSNTVRDQRQAARSLDDIVPVELHIGYDGTFTLDDRDPVIAVRSIPSFPDRELVPGDTWEAYGQVVVDPFQDGVPTTVPVLIAYRFDGFDSYLGEPAAVISAQYALRYRQGQDRRGDPELQTIQGRHILQIFMSADGSRPLFIRDTLQDQFLYRDGTRVEMSGFRLTFFDTPRSRTAGELRERLTVRPQIREQLPPPIADPPAPGLPSERPDSERSDPPGIAEAVDPGTARPGDPADDPTAAQEQITIEQTDLGLRLSLPSIRFVADQAVVLPAERDRLSSLAEALQEGLTLNPDASFMIVGHTADIGLAENQQRLSEERASAIVAEMVQRGLPADRFLYQGRGGREPIADNDTPVGRALNRRVEVYIIE, encoded by the coding sequence ATGAAATGCAAGCTGATCCTGCTGCTGGCGACAGCGGTATCCCTGTCGGTTCTGCCCCCCCGCCCGGCTGCTGCCGAGGGGATTCTGTTCGGGGTTGTTCCCGGAGACCGCATGACCATGACCACCCGCAGCAATGTCCGAATACATCTGAACGGTAATTATCTCGGGTTCCGCTATGGCGAGGAACGCATCATCCTTGATGAAGGGGCGATACAACTGGACACCTCCCGGCTGGGTCCCGGCCAGACATATCGGGGAACGGCCTTCGTTCTCTCGAACACCGTCCGCGATCAGCGCCAGGCAGCCCGCTCGCTGGATGACATAGTACCGGTTGAGCTGCATATCGGTTACGACGGCACCTTCACCCTGGACGACCGCGACCCGGTTATTGCCGTCCGTTCCATCCCCAGTTTTCCCGACCGGGAGCTTGTTCCCGGTGACACCTGGGAAGCCTATGGACAGGTGGTGGTTGATCCCTTTCAGGACGGGGTGCCTACAACGGTCCCGGTACTGATTGCCTACCGCTTTGACGGCTTTGACTCCTATCTGGGAGAACCGGCTGCGGTAATCTCGGCACAGTACGCCCTGCGCTATCGACAGGGCCAGGATCGTCGCGGCGACCCCGAACTGCAGACAATTCAGGGACGCCACATCCTCCAGATTTTTATGAGTGCTGACGGCAGTCGTCCGTTGTTTATTCGGGATACCTTGCAGGATCAGTTCCTGTATCGCGATGGCACCCGGGTCGAGATGAGCGGATTCCGGCTGACCTTCTTCGATACCCCCCGCAGTCGTACCGCCGGTGAGCTGCGCGAACGCCTGACGGTGCGGCCGCAGATTCGCGAGCAGCTGCCGCCGCCGATTGCCGACCCGCCAGCACCCGGCCTGCCAAGCGAGCGCCCTGACAGTGAGCGCAGTGATCCCCCTGGTATTGCCGAAGCGGTCGACCCGGGCACAGCCCGTCCCGGTGACCCGGCCGATGATCCGACTGCTGCCCAGGAGCAGATCACGATTGAACAGACCGATCTCGGGCTACGCCTGTCGCTGCCCTCCATTCGCTTCGTGGCCGACCAGGCAGTGGTACTGCCGGCAGAGCGCGATCGCCTGAGCAGTCTGGCTGAAGCCTTGCAGGAAGGGCTGACCCTGAATCCCGATGCCAGCTTTATGATAGTCGGGCACACCGCTGATATAGGGCTGGCGGAGAATCAGCAGCGACTATCGGAGGAACGTGCCAGTGCTATTGTAGCCGAGATGGTGCAGCGCGGTCTGCCGGCCGATCGCTTTCTGTATCAGGGGCGAGGCGGGCGTGAGCCGATTGCAGACAACGACACCCCGGTGGGACGGGCATTGAACCGTCGGGTAGAGGTGTATATCATCGAGTAA
- a CDS encoding SDR family NAD(P)-dependent oxidoreductase — MKHKNRLSKRICRSLPATVWIVTGSSRGIGRVVAEMLLHNGASVVLHGRNPERLEQTRRELSQRYDETRLAALAGDIGNPDTAVELTVLAASRFGRLDGLVANAGISMRGRFLELAPEVMDTVVRTNLLGTAYTLQAALTLLQEYRGRAVVISSLAGLRGFPNVSIYSAARMALSGLVEAVRAELQPESPRPVLISLGFTENDPDKHILDAGGTAVRHQRSADATQQEAAVAILTAAFGRKGHYVTTAKGRLFAAANRWLPGLVGRLLQRSSGRIHGG; from the coding sequence ATGAAGCACAAAAACCGATTGTCCAAACGCATCTGTCGCAGCCTGCCAGCAACAGTCTGGATCGTAACCGGCTCGAGCCGGGGTATCGGCCGCGTTGTTGCCGAAATGCTCCTGCACAATGGAGCCAGTGTGGTTCTGCACGGACGCAATCCCGAACGCCTGGAGCAGACCCGCCGTGAACTGAGCCAGCGATACGACGAGACACGCCTGGCGGCGCTGGCTGGAGACATCGGCAATCCCGATACCGCGGTTGAGCTGACCGTACTGGCAGCCTCCCGTTTCGGCCGCCTGGACGGCCTGGTGGCCAATGCCGGGATCAGCATGCGCGGTCGCTTCCTGGAACTCGCGCCGGAGGTTATGGATACGGTGGTCAGGACCAACCTGCTGGGCACCGCCTACACCCTGCAGGCAGCCCTGACGCTGCTGCAGGAGTATCGCGGACGCGCAGTAGTAATCTCCAGCCTGGCAGGTCTGCGAGGATTTCCGAATGTCTCGATCTACTCGGCAGCCCGCATGGCGCTGTCGGGTCTGGTGGAGGCAGTTCGGGCTGAACTGCAGCCGGAATCCCCGCGTCCGGTGCTGATTTCGCTTGGATTTACCGAGAACGACCCGGACAAGCATATCCTTGATGCCGGAGGAACGGCTGTACGGCACCAGCGTTCAGCCGATGCCACCCAGCAGGAGGCCGCCGTTGCCATCCTCACGGCCGCCTTCGGCCGCAAGGGGCATTACGTCACCACCGCCAAGGGCCGGTTGTTTGCTGCGGCCAACCGCTGGCTGCCCGGTCTGGTTGGCCGGCTGCTGCAGCGATCGTCCGGCAGGATTCATGGCGGCTGA
- the lipA gene encoding lipoyl synthase codes for MQKPEWLKVSLQTNTDFTGIRRRMRAGNLHTVCEEARCPNIHECWAEHRTATFMILGDTCTRRCRFCSVKTGLPRELDWSEPRKVALAVQEMELEHAVITMVNRDELPDGGSMMMANTVRAIKQLSPSTSVEVLASDMMGDRDSIANLMEAKAEIMSHNIETVARLTPMVRSRSTYERSLAFLRIAGELDPSAIIKSSVMVGLGETEPELHQAMDDLLENGVRMMNIGQYLQPTKAQLAVQKYYHPDEFAALRETALAKGFLQVHAGPLVRSSYHAGEDYSSYRKAVHPLGRDPELRNTL; via the coding sequence ATGCAGAAACCCGAGTGGCTTAAGGTCTCACTGCAGACCAACACCGATTTTACCGGAATCCGGAGGCGCATGCGTGCCGGCAATCTGCACACTGTGTGTGAAGAGGCGCGCTGTCCGAATATACATGAATGCTGGGCCGAGCATCGTACCGCAACCTTTATGATCCTGGGCGATACCTGTACCCGGCGCTGCAGATTCTGCAGCGTCAAGACCGGCTTGCCGCGTGAGCTGGACTGGAGCGAGCCCCGCAAGGTGGCGCTGGCGGTACAGGAGATGGAACTGGAGCATGCGGTTATCACCATGGTGAATCGCGACGAGCTGCCGGATGGCGGTTCCATGATGATGGCAAATACGGTGCGTGCTATCAAGCAACTCTCGCCATCTACCAGTGTCGAGGTGCTGGCCTCGGATATGATGGGTGACCGCGACTCGATTGCCAACCTGATGGAGGCCAAGGCCGAGATCATGAGTCACAACATCGAGACGGTTGCTCGCCTGACGCCAATGGTGCGCTCCCGGTCTACCTACGAACGCAGCCTGGCATTCCTTCGGATTGCCGGTGAGCTGGATCCCTCGGCGATTATCAAGTCGAGTGTTATGGTCGGTTTGGGGGAAACAGAGCCCGAGCTGCATCAGGCAATGGATGATCTGCTGGAAAACGGGGTGCGGATGATGAATATCGGGCAGTATCTGCAACCCACCAAGGCCCAGCTTGCGGTACAGAAGTATTATCACCCTGACGAGTTTGCTGCCTTGCGCGAGACTGCCCTTGCCAAAGGTTTTTTGCAGGTTCATGCCGGCCCGCTGGTACGATCCAGCTACCATGCCGGTGAGGACTACTCCTCCTACCGCAAAGCGGTGCACCCGCTGGGTCGGGATCCTGAGCTGCGTAACACGCTGTAA